In Coturnix japonica isolate 7356 chromosome 9, Coturnix japonica 2.1, whole genome shotgun sequence, a single window of DNA contains:
- the MYO7B gene encoding unconventional myosin-VIIb isoform X1, with amino-acid sequence MVIFRKGDHVWLEAQPNSEFNVPIGAVVKDSDSGRILLEDDEGKEHWITARNMHMVRPMDPSTAQGVEDMIRLGDLHEAGMVHNLLIRHQQHKIYTYTGSILVAVNPYQLLPLYTVDLIRLYCNKRIGELPPHVFAIADNCYFNMKRNKRDQCCVISGESGAGKTESTKLILQFLAAVSGQHSWIEQQILEANPILEAFGNAKTIRNDNSSRFGKYIDIYFNHSGVIEGARIEQFLLEKSRVCRQAPEERNYHIFYCMLMGMNLEQKKMLNLGTASEYTYLTMGNCTSCDSRNDAKEYAHIRSAMKILMFSDSEHWDISKLLAAILHLGNVEFEAAVYDNLDCSDVMDSPHFSIATKLLEVDYSELQNSLTNLSIIVRGESVSRPLNVAQAADGRDAFVKGIYGRIFLWIVNKINSAIFNPTSQKPKNTRQSIGLLDIFGFENFSNNSFEQLCINIANEHLQQFFVHHVFKLEQEEYLAEHITWNNIDFTDNRQALEVIALKPMNIISLIDEESRFPKGTDATMLIKINSLHGKSRIYIPPKSDHDTKFGINHFAGAVFYESKDFLEKNRDTLSANVMQVVHSSKNKFLKEIFQVETTPISLGRGTIRHLGNDQAYKSLAQCGFLLSRTSGYGQGLDTTKRLSTLGGQFKQSLEKLMKILGQCQPYFIRCIKPNDYKKPLLFDRELCIKQLRYSGMMETIRIRKAGYPVRYTFEEFFDRYRVLLPQSALAPVKNDARQCCIRISEAVLGKDESWQAGKTKIFLKDYHDTVLELERQKILTDKVLLIQKVMRGFKDRKQFLKQRKSAIAIQAAWRGYCCRKDFRTVMLGFGRLQALYRSRQLAKQYETTRVHIIRFQAACRGYLIRQKNKVKLEARNIRLEEEKRLISVLGPVKAMEEAMRLEKEHLATLEEEEEEGLRMNDDYVDRHANYDVISDQEMVDKIFGFLPSMIGGQEGQAPLGFEDLETKPSKLEEVDLDMIPMSMELEEEADGLEDYTFPKFAATYFQGSSTHTHIRKPLRHPLLYHDDKDNVLASLVVWVIILRFMGDLPEPTMFAKNATKSGSVMTQIYDTLGRKNQVQFKNNSPDMRESKKDNKISKGISSLKLKRSSKLTGKVTDQLKSGEEGFQEDSSISERPMSNLEKVHFIIGNAILRPAIRDEIYCQICKQLTENSSRSSYARGWILLSLCLGCFPPSDTFVKYLLNFIHNGPSGYAPYCAERLRRTYVNGARTEPPSWLELQATKQKKPIMFNVTLMNGQSITVPADSASIAKEICQFIADKTKLKDIFGFSLYIAVFDKVWSLGGGRDHVLDAISQCEQLVKERGTHERHAPWRLYFRKEIFTPWHNSQEDPVSTDLIYHQVIRGIRFGEYRCEKDEDLVEIGAKYCYIQFGDTIHNELVQKVLHDCIPVKQLKSKPLEKWVSLITYAHAKAPYTQDRLSRQAVKEQLVDFARFQWPLLFSRFFEVTKFSGPSLPKNHFILAVNWKGICFLDESEKRLLELTFPEITGIHTNRAVKSFGQSCTLITLRAEEFVLTSVNSIVIAELVVMFLEGLKKRSRFAVAMHEKKSQEDPAILSFKKGDLLILTEDKRLDANSGWIHAQNDRTGKTGNVFLEEMYIIPSLTKPSSQVLSLLMMSPDQRRTASQNSYTEEPDEEDLKVKPYTLEEFSYEHFRTPEKESISKAVLQKSRGHSQLWAHSKDPLKQPLLKAACTDPDVRDVACQAFIAIMKFMGDYPSKQTHSSVEVTDQIFVAAIKEEVLRDEIYCQIMKQLTENRNRYSVTKGWQLLWLCTGLFPPSKSLLKHAQKFIETRQKEPLASECKRRIQTVMRSGSRKWAPHPVEVEAILQNNTKVSHKICFPNETEQTFDVGTNTKNRTLCQNIASKLQLSSWEGFSLFVKIADKVISQNEADYFFDSLRQVTDWTKRNKPAKDGATMSVAYEVYFMRKLWLNVTPGKDLKADSIFHYHQELPKYLRGYHNCSRDEAVQLAGLIYKVRFNNDRTQLATIPKILKELVPDNLLRVTSPDEWKKSITAAYSKHEGKTVDEAKIAFLKIIYRWPTFGSAFFEVKQTSEPNFPEIVLIAINKQGVSLIHQKTKEILTIYPFNKISNWSSGSTFFHMTIGNLVRGSRILCETSLGYKMDDLLTSYVHLLMNAVNKQKSLPA; translated from the exons ATGGTCATTTTCAGAAAG GGTGACCATGTGTGGCTGGAAGCTCAGCCAAACAGTGAATTCAATGTCCCTATCGGGGCAGTTGTGAAGGACTCTGACTCAGGACGGATCCTGCTGGAGGACGATGAAGGCAAG GAGCACTGGATCACAGCTCGGAACATGCACATGGTTCGCCCAATGGACCCATCCACAGCCCAAGGGGTGGAAGACATGATCCGCCTTGGGGATCTCCATGAAGCAGGCATGGTGCATAACCTCCTCATCCgccaccagcagcacaaaatCTAT ACTTACACGGGATCTATCTTGGTAGCAGTGAATCCATaccagctgctgcctctctACACAGTCGACCTTATCAGGCTGTACTGCAACAAGAGGATCGGAGAGCTGCCACCTCATGTCTTTGCCATTGCAGACAACTGTTACTTCAATATGAAGAGGAATAAGAGAGATCAGTGCTGTGTGATCAG TGGAGAATCTGGAGCTGGGAAAACTGAAAGCACTAAGCTAATACTGCAGTTTTTGGCAGCTGTCAGCGGCCAGCATTCCTGGATAGAGCAGCAAATCCTAGAGGCCAACCCCATTCTGGAAG CTTTTGGAAATGCCAAGACAATTCGAAATGACAATTCAAGCCGCTTTGGGAAATACATTGATATCTACTTTAACCACAGTGGTGTGATAGAAGGAGCCCGGATAGAACAGTTCCTTCTGGAAAAGTCCCGAGTTTGCCGACAG GCTCCAGAGGAGAGGAACTACCACATCTTCTATTGCATGCTGATGGGGATGAATCTGGAGCAAAAAAAGATGCTGAATCTGGGCACTGCCTCAGAGTACACTTATCTCACTATG GGCAACTGCACGTCCTGTGACAGCAGGAATGACGCGAAGGAGTACGCCCACATCCGCTCGGCGATGAAGATCCTCATGTTCTCAGACTCTGAGCACTGGGACATCAGCAAACTGCTGGCTGCTATCCTGCATCTGGGCAATGTGGAGTTTGAAG cGGCTGTGTATGACAACTTAGACTGCTCTGACGTGATGGATTCACCACACTTTTCAATTGCAACCAAACTGCTTGAG GTGGACTACAGTGAACTTCAGAACAGCCTCACAAACCTCTCTATCATTGTTCGAGGAGAAAGTGTGTCCAGGCCCCTGAATGTAGCCCAAGCTGCAGATGGGAGGGATGCCTTTGTGAAG GGTATATATGGACGGATTTTCCTATGGATAGTGAACAAGATCAACTCAGCCATTTTTAACCCAACATCTCAGAAGCCTAAAAATACACGTCAGTCCATTGGGTTGTTGGATATTTTTGGGTTTGAAAACTTTAGCAACAACAG CtttgagcagctctgcattaaCATTGCAAATGAACACCTTCAGCAGTTTTTTGTGCACCATGTCTTCAAGCTAGAGCAAGAGGAATACCTTGCAGAGCACATTACCTGGAATAACATTGACTTCACTGACAACCGCCAGGCTCTGGAAGTCATTGCACTCAAGCCCATGAACATCATCTCCCTCATTGATGAGGAGAGCAGGTTCCCAAAG GGCACAGATGCCACCATGCTTATCAAAATCAATTCTCTCCATGGAAAAAGTAGAATCTATATCCCACCTAAGAGTGACCATGACACCAAGTTTGGAATTAACCACTTTGCTGGGGCTGTCTTTTATGAATCAAAAG ATTTCTTAGAGAAAAACAGGGACACGCTGAGTGCTAATGTAATGCAAGTGGTTCATTCCTCCAAAAACAAATTCCTGAAGGAGATTTTCCAGGTGGAAACAACCCCAATTAGTCTGGGACGTGGGACCATCCGGCATCTTGGAAATGACCAGGCCTACAAG TCTCTAGCCCAATGTGGCTTTTTGCTGTCCAGAACATCTGGCTACGGACAG GGCCTGGATACCACCAAGCGGCTCTCTACTCTGGGGGGACAGTTCAAGCAGTCCCTGGAAAAGCTAATGAAAATTCTTGGTCAGTGCCAGCCGTACTTCATCCGCTGCATCAAACCCAACGACTACAAGAAGCCACTG ctgtttgACCGGGAGCTGTGTATCAAACAGCTGCGATACTCAGGGATGATGGAGACCATTCGGATCAGGAAAGCAGGCTACCCAGTTCGCTACACCTTTGAGGAGTTCTTTGACAGATACAGAGTCCTCCTGCCACAGTCTGCGCTAGCACCG GTGAAGAATGATGCTCGACAGTGCTGTATCAGAATATCCGAAGCAGTGCTGGGCAAAGACGAAAGCTGGCAGGCTGGAAAGACCAAGATTTTCCTTAAA GATTATCACGATACAGTATTGGAGCTGGAACGACAGAAGATACTCACAGATAAGGTTCTTCTTATCCAGAAGGTGATGAGAGGATTCAAAGACAG GAAGCAGTTTTTGAAACAGAGGAAATCTGCCATAGCTATCCAGGCAGCTTGGCGAGGCTACTGCTGCCGGAAGGATTTCAGAACG GTTATGCTGGGCTTTGGCCGCCTCCAGGCCCTCTACCGGAGCCGTCAGCTTGCTAAGCAGTATGAAACAACCCGAGTGCACATCATCAGGTTCCAAGCTGCATGCCGTGGTTATCTAATACGTCAAAAG AACAAGGTCAAGCTGGAGGCAAGGAATATCCgcttggaagaagagaaacGTCTCATTAGTGTCCTGGGCCCAGTGAAAGCAATGGAAGAAGCAATGAGGTTAGAAAAG GAACATCTAGCTActctggaagaagaggaggaggaaggactAAGGATGAATGATGATTATGTCGACAGACACGCTAATTATGATGTTATCAGCGACCAGGAGATGGTGGACAAAATTTTTGGGTTTTTACCTTCTATGATTGGAGGCCAAGAAGGACAGGCTCCTCTGGGCTTTGAG GATTTGGAAACAAAGCCCAGCAAGCTGGAAGAGGTGGATCTGGACATGATTCCTATGAGCATGGAGCTAGAAGAGGAAGCAGATGGCTTGGAAGACTACACCTTCCCAAAGTTTGCAGCTACTTATTTCCAGGGGTCAtctacacatacacacatcCGGAAACCACTGCGGCACCCATTACTCTACCATGACGACAAGGACAACGTCCTG GCTTCTCTAGTTGTGTGGGTTATCATCCTGAGATTCATGGGGGACCTTCCAGAGCCAACAATGTTTGCCAAGAACGCCACCAAGAGTGGTTCCGTGATGACACAGATATATGACACACTTGGCAGAAAAAACCAAGTCCAGTTCAAGAACAACAGCCCAGATATG agagaaagcaaaaaggataACAAGATTTCCAAGGGCATCTCTTCCCTGAAGCTGAAACGGTCCTCCAAGTTGACAGGGAAG GTGACAGACCAGCTGAAAAGTGGAGAAGAGGGTTTCCAGGAGGACAGCTCGATCTCTGAGAGACCCATGTCCAACCTAGAGAAAGTGCACTTTATCATTGGCAATGCAATTCTGCGCCCTGCCATCAG AGATGAGATTTATTGCCAGATTTGCAAACAActcactgaaaacagcagcaggagcagctaTGCTCGAGGCTGGATACTTCTGTCACTCTGCCTTGGCTGTTTTCCCCCTTCAGACACATTTGTGAAG TACCTACTGAATTTCATCCACAACGGACCCTCAGGCTATGCACCATATTGTGCTGAACGTCTGAGACGTACCTATGTCAATGGAGCAAGGACTGAACCTCCAAGCTGGCTGGAACTTCAg gcaacaaagcagaagaaacccATTATGTTCAATGTCACCCTGATGAATGGCCAGAGCATCACTGTCCCTGCAGACTCTGCTTCGATCGCCAAAGAGATCTGTCAGTTCATAGCAGATAAAACCAAACTGAAGGATATCTTTGGTTTTTCACTCTACATTGCCGTGTTTGATAAG GTGTGGTCATTGGGTGGAGGACGGGATCATGTCCTAGATGCCATCTCTCAGTGTGAGCAGCTGGTGAAGGAGCGAGGCACACATGAACGCCATGCGCCCTGGAGACTTTACTTTCGGAAGGAAATTTTCACCCCATGGCACAACTCCCAGGAGGATCCCGTCAGCACTGACCTCATTTACCACCAGGTCATTCGAGGGATCCGGTTTGGAGAATACCGCTGTGAGAAG GACGAGGACTTGGTGGAGATAGGTGCCAAGTATTGTTACATCCAGTTTGGAGATACCATCCACAATGAACTTGTGCAGAAAGTGCTCCATGACTGCATCCCAGTGAAACAGCTGAAGTCCAAGCCCCTGGAAAAGTGGGTGAGCCTTATCACCTATGCGCATGCTAAG gcCCCATACACACAGGATCGTCTCTCCCGTCAGGCTGTGAAGGAACAACTTGTAGATTTTGCTCGCTTTCAGTggcctttgcttttctccagatTCTTTGAAGTCACTAAGTTTTCAG gtCCCAGCTTGCCCAAGAACCACTTTATACTTGCTGTAAATTGGAAGGGTATCTGCTTCTTGGATGAGTCAGAAAAGCGGCTCCTGGAGCTGACCTTCCCAGAGATAACAGGCATCCATACAAACAG GGCAGTGAAATCATTTGGACAGAGTTGCACTCTCATCACCCTTCGTGCTGAAGAGTTTGTCCTGACATCTGTGAACAGCATTGTCATCGCTGAGCTGGTGGTGATGTTCCTGGAGGGGCTCAAGAAGAGATCACGATTTGCTGTGGCAATGCATGAGAAAAAATCCCAAG AAGATCCTGCCATCCTGTCCTTCAAGAAGGGAGACTTGCTAATCTTGACCGAGGATAAAAGGCTGGATGCAAATTCTGGCTGGATCCATGCCCAGAATGACAGGACAGGCAAAACGGGGAATGTATTTCTGGAGGAGATGTACATCATTCCTTCTCTTACAAAGCCCTCCAGTCAAGTACTG AGTTTGCTGATGATGTCCCCAGACCAGAGGAGGACAGCATCGCAGAACTCTTACACAGAGGAACCTGATGAAGAGGATCTCAAAGTGAAGCCTTACACACTGGAGGAGTTCTCCTATGAACACTTCAG AACTCCTGAGAAGGAATCCATCAGCAAAGCTGTTCTCCAGAAATCCCGTGGGCACAGCCAGCTGTGGGCACACTCTAAGGATCCCTTAAAACAGCCCTTGCTGAAGGCAGCCTGCACAGACCCTGATGTTCGGGACGTGGCTTGTCAGGCCTTCATTG CCATCATGAAATTCATGGGGGACTACCCCTCAAAGCAGACACACTCCTCCGTGGAAGTCACTGACCAGATATTTGTGGCAGCTATCAAGGAAGAGGTCCTGCGGGATGAAATTTACTGTCAGATCATGAAGCAACTGACTGAAAACAGGAACAG GTACAGCGTGACCAAGGGCTGGCAGCTCTTGTGGCTCTGCACTGGCCTGTTCCCTCCCAGcaaatcactgctgaaacatgcCCAGAAGTTCATAGAGACACGTCAGAAAGAGCCACTGGCCTCGGAGTGCAAGCGGAGGATTCAGACAGTGATGAG GAGTGGCTCCAGGAAGTGGGCACCTCATCCTGTGGAGGTTGAGGCCATCTTACAGAACAACACTAAGGTCTCACACAAGATTTGCTTCCCCAATGAAACAGAGCAG ACATTTGATGTGGGAACAAACACCAAGAACAGGACTCTGTGTCAGAACATCGCTTCcaaactgcagctgagctctTGGGAAGGTTTCAGCCTCTTTGTCAAGATTGCAGACAAG GTGATCAGTCAGAATGAAGCAGATTATTTCTTTGACTCACTGAGGCAGGTGACAGATTGGACCAAGAGGAACAAACCAGCAAAAGACG GTGCTACCATGTCTGTAGCTTATGAAGTGTACTTCATGAGAAAGCTGTGGTTGAATGTAACTCCTGGGAAGGACCTGAAAGCTGATTCCATTTTTCATTACCACCAG GAGCTGCCCAAGTACCTCAGAGGCTACCACAACTGCTCCAGAGATGAAGCTGTCCAGCTGGCAGGGCTCATTTATAAAGTGCGCTTCAACAACGATCGCACACAGCTGGCAACCATCCCCAAGATCCTGAAGGAGCTGGTGCCAGACAATCTGCTTCGAGTGACCTCACCAGATGAGTGGAAGAAG AGCATTACTGCAGCATACAgcaaacatgaaggaaaaactGTGGATGAGGCCAAGATTGCCTTCTTGAAAATCATATACCGGTGGCCAACGTTTGGATCAGCCTTCTTTGAGGTGAAG CAAACCTCTGAGCCAAATTTCCCAGAGATTGTGCTGATTGCAATCAACAAGCAGGGAGTCTCACTGATACATCAGAAGACAAAG GAAATTTTAACCATTTATCCCTTTAATAAAATCTCCAATTGGAGCAGTGGGAGTACATTCTTTCACATGACGATAGGGAACCTGGTACGAGGAAGCCGGATCTTATGTGAGACATCTCTG